The genomic stretch GCCGATCGCCCGCATCGCGCCGCGGTGCCCGAGGAAGTCGCCATGCACTTCCTGGAGCTGGATCAGGGGCTCGATCCCGCCTGCATCGCCGCCTTACGCCGCGCACTCGGCACCGACGATCAGTTGCGCGCAGCCTGAGCGACGCGGTCCGCCCTACCCGCACCACCAGACGGCGAGTCCATACGAGAGCCCTGCCAGCAGCACCCACTGGGCCGCACCCGCGAGCACCGGCGCGAGCCCCGCTTCTCGCAGGTCGTTGAAGCCGGTCTGCAGTCCCACTCCTGCCATGCCCATGCATAGCAGCCACAGGTCGGCGCGGCGGATCAGCTCGAGCACCTTCGCGGGGATCACGCCGAGCGAGTTCACGACCGCGCACACCACGAACACCGCCAGGAACCACGGCACCGCGGACACCTTGGCCACACCGGTCTGTTCGTGATGGCGGCGCATCACGGCGCCGAGCAGCAGCACCACCGGCGCGAGCAGGGCGATGCGCGCGAGCTTGACCACGGTTGCGACGCGCGCCGCTTCGTCGCTGACGCCGAATCCCGCTGCCACCACCTGCGCCATCTCGTGCAGGCTCGCGCCGTCCCACACTCCGTAGACGAAGTCGCTCATGTGAAGCGCTCGCGCGGCGAACGGGTAGACCACGATGCCGATGGTGCCGAGCAGCGTGATCACGCCGAGGGCGATCGCAGAATCGCGCTTGTCGCCCTGCACAACGCTGT from Candidatus Eisenbacteria bacterium encodes the following:
- a CDS encoding putative sulfate exporter family transporter → MLLGIVLCVALATLGFVVADLPAVKQSLHVSALLLVILAGMLWKSLLPVPARAEPGIRFAQRPLLRWAVAGLGFRLSMGELWAIGGPALAVVLVSTSVALFAGWWIAERLRVPHKMALLLGVGGAICGASAVVAADSVVQGDKRDSAIALGVITLLGTIGIVVYPFAARALHMSDFVYGVWDGASLHEMAQVVAAGFGVSDEAARVATVVKLARIALLAPVVLLLGAVMRRHHEQTGVAKVSAVPWFLAVFVVCAVVNSLGVIPAKVLELIRRADLWLLCMGMAGVGLQTGFNDLREAGLAPVLAGAAQWVLLAGLSYGLAVWWCG